The genomic window CAACATGCTCGGCCTGACGCCGGAGCAGATGGGGCACGCCATGGGCATCGCCGGGAACTGGGCCGGCGGGCTCCAGGCAGTCCAGTTCGCCTCCATGGCCAAGCGGATCGTGCCGTCCAAGTCCTCCGAAGGGGCCATCATCGGCGCCCTCCTGGCGCAGAAAGGCTTCACCGGCATAGAGGACGTCTTCGAGAACAAGTTCGGCGGCTTCTACAACTGCTTCACCGACGACGTGTACGATACGGAGCGGACCAGCGGCGAACTGGGCACCCGGTGGGAGCTGATGGGCATCGGCCTCAAGTTCTATTCCACCTGCCGCAGCAAGCACACCACCATCGGGGCGCTCCGGAAGTTCCGGGAGGACCACCCGGAGATCAAGCCCGACGACATCGCGAAGGTCGTGGCCCACACCACGTCCATCACCCACAAGTACTCCGTGGACGCCGACGCCATAACCAGCGTGGTGGCGGCCCAGCTCAGCCACCCCTACGTCTGCGCCGTCACCCTTCTCGAGGGGAACGCCTTCATCGACCAGTTCACCGAGGAAAAGATCCGGGACCCGAAGATCCTGGAGTTCGCGAAGAAAGTGGAAGTGGTCCACGACGAGGAGATAGAGAAACTGCCCAGGCACCTGCGCTACACCGTAAAGGTGGACGTTCACCTGAACAACGGGCAGGTCTTCAATCTCCAGGAAACCTTTCCCAAGGGACACCCGAAGAATCCCTTCTCTTCCGACGAACTGCTCTGGAAATTCCGCACCCTCGCAGGAAAGGCCATCGGCGACGGGCAGCAGGTGGAACGGATCATCGAATCGGTGCTCCATCTTGAAGACCTGGGCAACGTAAGGGAACTCACGGAACTCCTTTCCGTGAAGGGCTGAGGTGAAGGGCAATAACCCCTGGTACCCCTTCCGCCCGTGATGCTTGACATCCTGAGGAAAGGCGGGCTGGCGGAGTATCTGGGAAAAAACGGGACATTCATTCTTCCCCGGTGAATCCGGAGGAGCGGAAGGAAGGGGCGTGGTCGCCGATCAGGAAAAAGAGTACCCCTGCGCAGAGTTTTCTCAGGTGTTTTCGAGAAAAAGACAGACAGGAGGGATTCTGCAATGAAATTCCGAAAAGGATTTGTTCCCGGACTGGTCGCAGCCTTCGCGGCGGTACTGCTGTTCGCCGCCGGGGCAGGCGCGGAGATCCATCTGAACATGGGAAGCACTTCGTCCACCTCGGGAGTGTATGCCTGGTGCGTGGCCGCTGCCAACGTGATCAACAAGGCCGACAACGGCATTCAGGTCACGGTGGTGGAGAGCGGGGCCGGCATGGACAACCTGAGGAAGATCAGCGCCGGGGTGTTCGACTTCGCCCTGGCCATCGACCTGCCGGGCTCGCTGCAGCTCTACAAGGGAATCGAGGGCTTCGAGGGCAAGCAGTTCAAGGATGTCCGATGGCTCTTCCTGAGAAACATCTTCGCCGACAGGCTGTACGTCCGCAGGGATTCCGGGGTGACGACCTTCGGCGACCTGAAGGGCAAGAGGTTCTGCCCGGGCATTCCCGGGTCGGCGTCCGCCGCCTACGTGATGCAGTACGACAAGATCCTGGGGACCAACATCCAGCTTGTCCCGTCAGCCCTGGGAGACGCCATAACCGCCCTGAAAGAGAACCGGATCGTGGGGCTTCAGAAATCGAGCGGACTCAACAATATCGACGCATCCCTCATCGAAGTCAACCTCACCACTCCCCTGACGGTAGTCGGGTATTCCGAAGAGGACGTGAAGAAGATCCAGGAGAAGATACCCTACATGACCTTCCTGAAGCGTGAAAAGGGCAGCATCAAGGAATTCCCTGACGTGGGGCCCATCTGGGAGGAATGCCCCATCGCCGGTGCTGTGGCCACCGCCGCCATGCCCGAGGAAGTGGGCTACCAGATCGTAAAGGCTTACGTGGAGGGCTTTGACG from Aminivibrio pyruvatiphilus includes these protein-coding regions:
- a CDS encoding MmgE/PrpD family protein, with the translated sequence MMDTINERLSRFSSELRYEDIPFEVLDHLKRVMLDCYGCGLFGSTTPWMKIYRDVLENMSDRQEASLWGTDRKTSVVNAMMINGSAINSFELDDTHTDGIIHVSTGVLGCVTAFAEMLGTMSGRDFLTAATLAYEVSCRVAAPVGMEIAHQGWNNTGTCCPFGSAAGVGNMLGLTPEQMGHAMGIAGNWAGGLQAVQFASMAKRIVPSKSSEGAIIGALLAQKGFTGIEDVFENKFGGFYNCFTDDVYDTERTSGELGTRWELMGIGLKFYSTCRSKHTTIGALRKFREDHPEIKPDDIAKVVAHTTSITHKYSVDADAITSVVAAQLSHPYVCAVTLLEGNAFIDQFTEEKIRDPKILEFAKKVEVVHDEEIEKLPRHLRYTVKVDVHLNNGQVFNLQETFPKGHPKNPFSSDELLWKFRTLAGKAIGDGQQVERIIESVLHLEDLGNVRELTELLSVKG
- a CDS encoding TAXI family TRAP transporter solute-binding subunit — encoded protein: MKFRKGFVPGLVAAFAAVLLFAAGAGAEIHLNMGSTSSTSGVYAWCVAAANVINKADNGIQVTVVESGAGMDNLRKISAGVFDFALAIDLPGSLQLYKGIEGFEGKQFKDVRWLFLRNIFADRLYVRRDSGVTTFGDLKGKRFCPGIPGSASAAYVMQYDKILGTNIQLVPSALGDAITALKENRIVGLQKSSGLNNIDASLIEVNLTTPLTVVGYSEEDVKKIQEKIPYMTFLKREKGSIKEFPDVGPIWEECPIAGAVATAAMPEEVGYQIVKAYVEGFDEIAAAYGPVKGFDPVGDYFRNAGEDVVPAHAGLIRYAKEKGLEVPERFIPPEYKK